The following coding sequences are from one Kallotenue papyrolyticum window:
- a CDS encoding CHAT domain-containing protein, which translates to MVRTTVTLQIRDTRVAGRRTLRYRVAVDDALVYEGRLSLAESELIRGLGKQYAHAFGRTMGRPHLVLEQQRALGVALFHLWLGRVWPWLRTRLPRHGAWALIIDTDLPEVLALPWGLLRPPGRDFLCKEPAFSMCYQPVAWPAPPVHAAAQAGPLRVLAVVCRPRELVAPWDLRQEQGLLQVASLVGSVARLELATDASSERVARHLHDTQPQVVQVIGVCRLGRRCPCCGSLQPMHVQHCRECHAALASVAPQAYLAGEDARGAPRWLTAAELWREYATAGVRCLWLNDPYSERSMAVPALAELCRAAVPLAPAVVGWSGSLATPGAVALTAQVYRELARGTPLDRALSAAQAWLYRQAGRARPLPWPAPTVYTRSPLEPLIDPQRVPLAPMRQRGAQRAPAVLLRRQVVQDLVPALAAGTLRSVWVTGAPGMGKRTLAGALGQALVERGYRLLSMPTTPLTPLSLARVINHACRALQPAAREIVPRLLERRCAPGERLRLLLDALSRERYVLLLDRFELNFEPGSAQLRDPWVAALCAELSYRRDPGPHALLVGRRAPADLYPPAEGVALLELDPLPEGAWLTALLHDRQVARRYHAGALSRPLLAALYHAVGGSLGLLPQLQAVLRAPATDWQALQAVAAAGDLRALAAHLYHQLAAGLSDEARLALARLTVCETALSGADLACIADLPQAHLRRWLATWSYQGLVLRVGRDAWRMPDGVRDWLCTHAPLSSDELSAAHRRAAEVWQAQALPLRSETLAHLALDALLLARAHWLNAGDLEQARILTARISRVLEHSGLYDDLDVLQQELLSYAAHPLPLLWLARTAMARPAAPLEEDWAPLGDGVEWWWPAGMDPAGANQELTRETLERALRLAQQMHDGVSEALTLAQLGALAARNQRLEQGLRLVTLSALLLRTLNHGAQAQVSAAVQRLARRLRYTQTQFHHMARQVWAAYQRHHGWDLLPALRDDVQTSS; encoded by the coding sequence ATGGTGCGCACAACCGTGACGCTACAGATTCGTGACACCCGCGTGGCCGGACGGCGGACGCTGCGCTACCGCGTGGCTGTGGACGATGCGCTGGTGTACGAGGGGCGCCTGTCGCTGGCCGAGAGCGAACTGATCCGTGGGCTGGGCAAGCAGTACGCCCATGCATTTGGGCGGACTATGGGCCGTCCGCACCTGGTGCTTGAGCAGCAGCGTGCCCTGGGCGTAGCCCTGTTCCATCTCTGGCTGGGCCGCGTCTGGCCTTGGCTGCGCACGCGGCTGCCACGGCACGGCGCGTGGGCGCTGATCATCGATACCGATCTGCCGGAGGTGCTGGCGCTGCCCTGGGGCCTGTTGCGTCCGCCGGGACGCGATTTTCTGTGCAAAGAGCCTGCCTTCAGCATGTGCTACCAGCCCGTGGCGTGGCCAGCGCCTCCGGTGCATGCAGCGGCGCAAGCCGGACCGCTGCGCGTGCTGGCAGTGGTGTGCCGGCCGCGTGAGTTGGTGGCGCCCTGGGATCTGCGCCAAGAACAGGGTCTGCTCCAGGTCGCCAGTCTGGTCGGGAGCGTGGCACGGCTGGAGCTGGCGACCGATGCGAGCAGCGAGCGTGTGGCGCGTCACCTGCATGACACACAGCCGCAGGTGGTGCAGGTGATCGGTGTGTGTCGGCTCGGTCGTCGCTGCCCGTGCTGTGGCAGTCTTCAGCCGATGCATGTCCAGCATTGCCGCGAGTGTCATGCTGCGCTGGCCTCGGTTGCGCCTCAGGCCTACCTGGCCGGCGAGGATGCGCGTGGCGCGCCGCGCTGGCTGACCGCTGCCGAGCTGTGGCGCGAGTATGCTACCGCCGGGGTGCGCTGCCTGTGGCTCAACGATCCCTACAGCGAGCGGAGCATGGCGGTGCCGGCGCTGGCCGAGTTGTGTCGCGCGGCGGTACCATTGGCGCCGGCGGTTGTGGGCTGGAGCGGATCGCTGGCTACGCCCGGGGCAGTGGCGCTGACCGCCCAGGTCTATCGCGAGCTGGCGCGCGGCACACCACTCGATCGCGCTTTGAGCGCAGCCCAGGCGTGGCTCTACCGCCAGGCAGGCCGGGCGCGTCCGCTGCCGTGGCCGGCGCCTACCGTCTATACCCGCAGCCCGTTGGAGCCGCTGATCGATCCCCAGCGTGTGCCGCTGGCGCCGATGCGGCAGCGTGGCGCTCAGCGCGCGCCCGCGGTGTTGTTGCGCCGTCAGGTGGTGCAGGACCTCGTGCCGGCGCTGGCTGCTGGCACGCTGCGCAGCGTATGGGTGACCGGTGCTCCCGGCATGGGCAAGCGTACGCTGGCCGGCGCCCTGGGACAGGCGCTGGTTGAACGGGGCTACCGGCTGCTGAGCATGCCGACGACGCCGCTGACGCCGCTGTCGTTGGCGCGGGTGATCAACCATGCCTGCCGCGCACTACAGCCGGCGGCGCGCGAGATCGTGCCCCGGCTGCTGGAGCGTCGCTGTGCGCCGGGGGAGCGTCTGCGCCTGTTGCTAGACGCGTTGAGCCGCGAGCGGTATGTGCTGCTGTTGGATCGCTTCGAACTCAACTTCGAGCCCGGCAGCGCACAGCTCCGCGATCCCTGGGTCGCAGCGCTGTGCGCCGAGCTGAGCTACCGACGCGATCCGGGGCCGCATGCACTGCTGGTCGGTCGGCGCGCGCCCGCCGATCTCTACCCGCCGGCGGAGGGAGTGGCGCTGCTCGAGCTTGATCCGCTGCCGGAAGGCGCCTGGTTGACCGCGCTGCTCCATGATCGGCAGGTTGCACGGCGCTACCATGCCGGCGCACTGTCACGTCCGCTGCTGGCCGCGCTGTACCATGCCGTTGGGGGCAGCCTGGGGCTGTTGCCGCAGCTTCAGGCGGTGCTGCGCGCGCCCGCAACCGATTGGCAGGCGCTCCAGGCCGTTGCTGCGGCCGGCGATCTCCGGGCGCTGGCAGCCCATCTCTACCATCAGCTTGCCGCCGGCCTATCCGACGAGGCGCGCCTCGCGCTGGCACGGCTGACGGTGTGCGAAACCGCCCTGTCCGGTGCGGACCTGGCGTGCATCGCCGATCTGCCGCAGGCGCACCTGCGGCGCTGGCTGGCAACCTGGAGCTACCAGGGCCTGGTGCTGCGCGTAGGCCGCGACGCGTGGCGCATGCCGGATGGAGTGCGCGACTGGCTCTGCACGCATGCACCGTTGAGCAGCGATGAGCTCAGCGCTGCGCATCGGCGCGCCGCCGAGGTCTGGCAGGCCCAGGCCCTGCCGCTCCGGAGCGAGACACTGGCGCACCTAGCGCTGGATGCCCTGCTGTTGGCGCGTGCGCACTGGCTGAACGCCGGCGATCTGGAACAGGCGCGTATCCTTACCGCGCGCATCAGTCGCGTGCTGGAGCACTCCGGTCTGTACGACGACCTGGATGTGTTGCAGCAGGAACTGCTGAGCTATGCGGCGCACCCGCTGCCCTTGCTCTGGCTGGCGCGTACCGCGATGGCGCGCCCAGCGGCACCGCTCGAGGAGGACTGGGCGCCGCTGGGCGATGGTGTCGAGTGGTGGTGGCCGGCGGGCATGGACCCTGCTGGCGCGAACCAGGAGCTAACGCGCGAAACCCTGGAACGCGCGCTGCGCCTGGCGCAACAGATGCACGACGGCGTCAGCGAAGCGCTGACGCTGGCACAGCTCGGCGCGCTGGCCGCCCGCAATCAACGCCTGGAGCAGGGTCTGCGCCTGGTGACGCTCAGCGCCCTCTTGCTGCGCACGCTCAACCATGGCGCACAGGCGCAGGTTAGCGCCGCCGTACAGCGCCTGGCGCGCCGGCTGCGCTATACCCAGACCCAGTTTCACCACATGGCGCGCCAGGTCTGGGCCGCCTACCAGCGCCATCACGGCTGGGACCTGCTGCCCGCGCTGCGGGACGACGTGCAGACGAGCTCTTGA
- the pcp gene encoding pyroglutamyl-peptidase I, whose product MRVLLTGFEAFGGQPVNPSERVVHRLARHSLPGIELHTAILPVDHEQGPAALLDAVEHFRPDAVICLGEAGGRMRISIERVAINLLDDRIPDNAGRQLVDQPIVADGPAAYFCTLPVRRLAAAIQDVGVPVELSLSAGTFLCNQVTYTLLHYLSQQHATCRAGFIHLPFLPEQAVRVERPVASMSLETMTLGLTTALQALAQCS is encoded by the coding sequence ATGCGGGTATTGCTGACAGGCTTCGAAGCGTTTGGTGGCCAGCCGGTCAATCCCTCGGAGCGCGTGGTGCACCGGCTGGCACGGCACAGCCTTCCCGGGATCGAGCTGCATACGGCGATCCTACCGGTTGATCACGAGCAGGGACCGGCGGCGCTGCTGGACGCGGTGGAGCACTTCCGGCCCGACGCGGTGATCTGCCTGGGCGAGGCTGGCGGACGGATGCGCATCTCAATCGAGCGCGTGGCGATCAATCTGCTGGACGATCGCATTCCCGACAACGCCGGACGGCAGCTTGTGGATCAGCCGATCGTGGCCGATGGGCCGGCGGCCTATTTCTGCACGCTGCCGGTGCGCCGGCTCGCTGCCGCGATCCAGGATGTGGGCGTGCCGGTGGAGCTGTCGCTCAGCGCCGGGACGTTTCTGTGCAACCAGGTGACCTATACGCTGCTGCACTACCTCAGCCAACAGCACGCAACCTGCCGGGCAGGCTTTATCCATCTGCCGTTCTTGCCCGAACAGGCCGTGCGCGTGGAGCGTCCCGTCGCGTCGATGAGTCTGGAGACGATGACGCTGGGCCTCACGACGGCGTTGCAGGCCCTGGCGCAGTGCAGTTAG
- a CDS encoding CUAEP/CCAEP-tail radical SAM (seleno)protein produces the protein MRVVLISTYELGHQPFGLASPAAWLREAGAEVVCCDLAVTALDHAAVAQAGLIALYVPMHTATRLVTRLLPELRRRNPAAHLCCFGLYAPVNEGLLRTLGAQTILGGEFEEGLVALYRRLADGNVATGAAQPEPRISLARQEFRVPERQGLPPLQRYAALQIGTQRRTVGYTEASRGCKHRCRHCPIVPVYNGRFRIINREVVLADIRQQVAAGAQHISFGDPDFFNGPGHAIPLVQALHAEFPELTYDVTIKIEHLLRHAALLPILRATGCVLITSAVEAVDEAILARFDKRHTPADFRRAVALTREVGIALNPTFVAFTPWTTRAGYRTLLHTIAELDLIDNVAPVQYAIRLLIPAGSRLLELPEVQSLIGPFDPAALCYPWHHPDPAMDALQQRLMALIERAQRQGASRRDIFAQVWHLAHALDGLHAGLPQPARAAEPRKPIPFLTEPWYC, from the coding sequence GTGCGCGTGGTGTTAATCTCAACCTATGAGCTGGGCCACCAACCCTTTGGCCTGGCTTCGCCGGCGGCCTGGCTGCGTGAAGCCGGCGCCGAGGTCGTCTGTTGCGACCTGGCGGTGACAGCGCTTGACCACGCTGCCGTCGCCCAGGCGGGACTGATCGCGCTCTACGTACCGATGCACACCGCAACACGCCTGGTCACGCGGCTGCTGCCCGAACTACGTCGGCGCAATCCCGCGGCACACCTGTGCTGCTTCGGTCTCTACGCGCCCGTTAACGAAGGGCTGCTGCGCACGCTGGGCGCGCAGACCATTCTGGGCGGCGAGTTTGAGGAGGGCTTGGTCGCGCTCTACCGGCGGCTGGCCGACGGCAACGTCGCGACGGGCGCTGCACAGCCGGAACCGCGTATCTCGCTGGCGCGCCAGGAGTTTCGCGTGCCGGAGCGCCAGGGACTACCACCACTGCAGCGCTACGCCGCGCTGCAGATCGGGACGCAACGACGCACCGTCGGCTATACCGAAGCCAGCCGCGGTTGCAAGCATCGCTGCCGTCACTGCCCGATCGTACCGGTCTATAACGGACGCTTCCGCATCATCAATCGCGAGGTGGTGCTGGCCGACATCCGCCAGCAGGTCGCCGCGGGGGCGCAGCATATCAGCTTCGGCGATCCCGACTTCTTCAACGGTCCGGGGCATGCCATCCCCCTGGTGCAGGCGTTGCACGCCGAGTTCCCTGAGCTGACCTACGATGTGACGATCAAGATCGAGCATCTACTGCGCCACGCCGCGCTGCTGCCGATCCTGCGCGCAACCGGCTGCGTGCTGATCACCAGCGCGGTGGAAGCCGTGGATGAGGCGATCCTGGCGCGCTTCGACAAGCGCCACACGCCCGCCGACTTCCGTCGCGCGGTGGCGCTCACGCGCGAGGTGGGCATTGCGCTCAATCCCACCTTTGTTGCCTTCACGCCCTGGACGACGCGCGCCGGCTATCGCACCCTGTTGCACACCATCGCCGAGCTAGACCTGATCGACAACGTCGCACCGGTGCAGTATGCCATCCGTCTGTTGATCCCGGCGGGCTCGCGCCTGCTGGAGCTGCCGGAGGTGCAGTCCCTGATCGGGCCGTTCGATCCCGCCGCGCTGTGCTACCCCTGGCACCATCCCGATCCGGCCATGGATGCACTACAACAACGGCTGATGGCATTGATCGAGCGCGCGCAACGCCAGGGCGCGTCGCGTCGCGACATCTTCGCGCAGGTCTGGCACCTGGCCCACGCCCTGGACGGCCTGCACGCCGGCCTGCCCCAACCGGCGCGCGCCGCCGAACCGCGCAAGCCGATCCCGTTCCTGACCGAGCCGTGGTACTGTTGA
- a CDS encoding oxidative damage protection protein, whose protein sequence is MARMVQCVKLGRELPGLDAPPFPGELGQRIYEHISRQAWALWQDQEILLINHYGLNMADPQARAFLMEQMEQFFFGPGAQMPPGWTPPTQAGKGAPARKGAPGPRRK, encoded by the coding sequence ATGGCAAGAATGGTTCAATGTGTCAAGTTGGGGCGCGAACTGCCCGGCCTGGACGCGCCGCCCTTTCCGGGCGAGCTCGGCCAGCGCATCTACGAGCACATCTCGCGGCAGGCCTGGGCGCTGTGGCAGGATCAGGAGATCCTGCTGATCAATCACTATGGCCTGAACATGGCCGATCCACAGGCGCGCGCCTTTCTGATGGAGCAGATGGAGCAGTTCTTCTTTGGGCCGGGCGCACAGATGCCGCCGGGCTGGACGCCGCCGACCCAGGCCGGCAAGGGCGCGCCGGCGCGCAAGGGCGCGCCCGGTCCGCGGCGCAAGTGA
- a CDS encoding serpin family protein, with amino-acid sequence MDTQLVRAEVARANPAPAGADLATLVDGATAFAFDLYRRAVDGNTDNLIFSPYSIALAFSLPYAGARGETEQQMATTLRFLPQDRHHAAFNALDQRLQALSEQVDPDGVQGDAFQLTLANAVWGQQGFPFEKTYLDTLARFYGAGLSTLDMANQPQQATETINRWVAEQTAARITDLLPPGVIGPNTRLVLVNAVAFKASWLFPFNESMTRDGVFTRLDGSTVTTPLMHGVQRVFYAESESWQAVSLPYVGRKVEMLVILPRAGRFAAVESSLSGDMLADLRNQLEERDVTLTLPRWEFDAALDLKELLMELGMSAPFEHADFSGISPRPLWIDAALHRGAITVDEEGTEAAAATAIVMAERALPPATFQADRPLIYAILERDTGALLFLGRVTDPSR; translated from the coding sequence ATGGATACACAGCTTGTGCGCGCCGAGGTGGCGCGTGCGAACCCCGCGCCTGCCGGCGCTGATCTGGCGACGCTGGTGGACGGCGCTACTGCCTTTGCCTTCGATCTATATCGCCGCGCCGTGGACGGCAACACAGATAACCTGATCTTCTCGCCCTACAGCATTGCGCTGGCCTTTTCGCTGCCCTACGCCGGCGCGCGCGGCGAGACCGAACAACAGATGGCTACCACGCTGCGCTTCCTGCCGCAGGATCGTCACCATGCCGCGTTCAACGCGCTGGATCAGCGGCTCCAAGCGCTGAGCGAGCAGGTCGATCCTGACGGTGTGCAGGGCGATGCGTTTCAGCTCACGCTCGCCAACGCCGTTTGGGGCCAGCAGGGCTTTCCGTTCGAGAAAACGTATCTCGATACGCTGGCGCGCTTTTACGGCGCAGGGCTATCCACGCTCGACATGGCCAACCAACCGCAGCAGGCGACCGAAACGATCAACCGCTGGGTGGCGGAGCAGACCGCGGCGCGCATCACCGACCTGCTGCCGCCGGGCGTGATCGGGCCGAACACGCGCCTGGTGCTGGTCAACGCGGTCGCCTTCAAGGCCTCGTGGCTGTTCCCCTTCAATGAGTCGATGACGAGAGATGGCGTGTTCACCCGGCTGGACGGCAGCACGGTGACGACGCCGCTGATGCACGGCGTTCAGCGCGTGTTCTATGCCGAAAGCGAATCCTGGCAGGCCGTGAGTCTGCCCTATGTCGGGCGCAAGGTCGAGATGCTCGTAATCCTGCCGCGTGCGGGCCGGTTCGCAGCGGTTGAGTCATCATTGAGCGGCGATATGCTTGCCGATCTCCGCAATCAACTGGAGGAACGCGACGTGACGTTGACGCTGCCACGCTGGGAATTCGACGCGGCCCTCGATCTCAAGGAGCTGCTCATGGAGCTGGGCATGTCCGCGCCCTTCGAGCATGCCGATTTCAGCGGCATCAGCCCGCGCCCGCTGTGGATTGATGCAGCACTGCACCGCGGCGCGATCACGGTGGACGAGGAAGGGACCGAGGCCGCGGCGGCGACGGCGATCGTGATGGCCGAGCGCGCGCTGCCGCCGGCTACCTTCCAGGCCGACCGCCCGTTGATCTATGCCATTCTGGAGCGCGACACCGGCGCGCTGCTGTTTCTGGGCCGTGTGACCGATCCGTCGCGCTAA
- a CDS encoding aldo/keto reductase translates to MIETRPFGRTGHQSTCTIFGAVALAHVDQATADRTMELLLSYGVNHIDTANSYGESERRLGPWIARERDRFFLATKTEARTYAGAKEHLYRSLDLLRTDHLDLWQMHVLVNPADWETAFGAGGALEAFVEAKEQGLVRFLGVTGHYTVAGWMHRRSLERYDFDAVLLPYNYAMMQNPTYRRDFEELMALCQARNVAVQTIKSCARGPWGDRPRTAATWYAPFTEQAEIDVAVHWVLRRPGIFLNTPGDVELLPKVLDAASRFTPGSQAELDERMAALAPEPLFA, encoded by the coding sequence ATGATCGAGACGCGTCCGTTTGGCCGCACCGGCCACCAGAGCACCTGCACGATCTTCGGCGCCGTCGCGCTCGCGCATGTGGATCAGGCCACCGCCGATCGTACCATGGAGCTGTTGCTATCCTACGGCGTCAACCATATCGATACCGCCAACAGCTATGGCGAATCGGAACGGCGGCTGGGCCCATGGATCGCGCGCGAGCGCGACCGCTTCTTTCTGGCGACCAAAACCGAGGCGCGCACCTACGCCGGCGCCAAGGAACACCTCTACCGCTCGCTCGATCTGCTGCGCACCGATCACCTCGACCTGTGGCAGATGCACGTGCTGGTCAATCCCGCTGACTGGGAGACCGCTTTCGGAGCGGGTGGCGCGCTGGAAGCGTTTGTCGAGGCCAAGGAGCAAGGGCTGGTGCGCTTCCTAGGCGTGACCGGCCACTACACCGTGGCGGGCTGGATGCACCGGCGCAGTCTGGAGCGCTACGACTTCGACGCTGTGCTGCTCCCCTACAACTACGCCATGATGCAGAACCCGACCTACCGCCGCGACTTCGAAGAGCTGATGGCGCTCTGCCAGGCGCGTAACGTTGCCGTGCAGACGATCAAATCCTGCGCGCGCGGCCCGTGGGGCGACCGCCCGCGCACGGCGGCGACCTGGTACGCGCCCTTCACCGAGCAGGCCGAGATCGATGTCGCGGTCCACTGGGTCCTACGCCGTCCCGGCATCTTTCTCAACACGCCCGGCGACGTGGAGCTGCTGCCCAAAGTGCTGGATGCGGCCAGCCGCTTCACGCCCGGCTCCCAGGCGGAGCTGGACGAGCGCATGGCCGCCCTCGCGCCGGAGCCGTTGTTTGCTTGA
- a CDS encoding methionyl-tRNA formyltransferase — protein sequence MDAPQPNNRANRLRVAFMGTRGGFSLPPLAALLAADVELVAVIVPGQTDAPPLQPCRPTPLRSELPLLTPYLTPTIVELAWQHGIAVYAATRRAGAALANWLRAQRVEVVCVACWPWRIPAILLKATPHGWLNLHPSRLPRHRGPAPLFWTLHAGEREAGVTIHRMDAGLDHGPIAAQAALPLPDGISGPELEQRCAQLGGRLLVETLDRLRRGVLRYAPQASGGSYEAWPQAEDFTIAPDWSARRAFNFMRGTREWQVPYRLITAAGTTLLLADALGYNDYARLRRPIEREADIVRVQLSPGVLTARTAE from the coding sequence ATGGACGCGCCTCAGCCGAACAACCGCGCCAACCGTCTGCGCGTAGCCTTTATGGGCACGCGGGGCGGCTTCTCGCTGCCGCCGCTGGCGGCGCTGCTAGCCGCCGATGTCGAGCTGGTGGCGGTGATCGTGCCGGGCCAAACCGACGCGCCGCCGCTGCAGCCATGCCGGCCCACGCCGCTGCGTTCGGAGCTCCCGCTGCTGACGCCCTACCTAACGCCCACGATCGTCGAGCTGGCCTGGCAGCATGGCATCGCGGTGTATGCAGCGACGCGCCGGGCCGGCGCGGCACTGGCCAACTGGCTGCGCGCGCAGCGCGTCGAGGTCGTCTGCGTTGCCTGCTGGCCCTGGCGCATCCCGGCAATACTGCTGAAGGCCACCCCGCACGGCTGGTTGAACCTGCATCCCTCGCGCCTGCCACGCCACCGTGGTCCGGCGCCGCTGTTCTGGACGCTGCATGCCGGCGAGCGCGAGGCGGGTGTGACGATCCACCGCATGGATGCCGGCCTGGACCACGGCCCGATCGCCGCGCAGGCCGCCCTGCCGCTCCCCGATGGCATCAGTGGGCCGGAGCTGGAACAGCGCTGCGCCCAACTCGGCGGACGGCTACTGGTCGAAACACTGGATCGCCTGCGCCGCGGCGTGCTGCGTTATGCTCCGCAGGCCTCCGGCGGCAGCTACGAAGCCTGGCCGCAAGCCGAGGATTTCACAATCGCTCCTGACTGGAGCGCGCGCCGCGCCTTCAATTTCATGCGCGGCACACGCGAGTGGCAGGTGCCCTATCGTCTGATCACGGCAGCGGGCACGACCCTGCTGCTGGCCGACGCGCTCGGCTACAACGACTATGCGCGTCTCAGGCGACCGATCGAGCGCGAGGCCGACATCGTTCGCGTGCAGCTCTCCCCAGGGGTGCTGACAGCACGCACGGCGGAGTAG
- a CDS encoding sugar ABC transporter substrate-binding protein: protein MRRLVPFLNWVLLAILLVACASSQAGRSQAPAPSASPVLKPPLMLTIWHSWSGAKLEALNSIAREYEQAYPEIRIRLVSQPLTDLVGNYSRSVADGAAPQLVILPGRYVAELAARQQLAPLDEPLSTAARETLLPALLDGVRINDRLYALPLTYDGLVLFYDRRHLPEAPATFEQILALRPPAEASAETRTWSLAYYLSLETTLPYLSAMGGALVDGAGRPIFASSGRNATQRWLSWLKQLQSQPQILASTDYSAVDAAVQAGRVWSAIDWGQRQEVYARAWSADVVGIAALPAIAADQPPATLALTEVLAINPVATAEQHAAALAFARTMIASPAQERLSRAGGMPARRGVAVPEERAAVQAALQRVQTLVPATTMPPVWRPLSEVFRSVVANAAPIPEALDAVSAASPPGGP, encoded by the coding sequence ATGCGCCGTCTTGTGCCGTTTCTGAACTGGGTGCTGCTTGCGATCCTGCTGGTGGCCTGCGCCTCCTCGCAGGCCGGGAGATCGCAGGCTCCTGCCCCATCAGCGTCACCGGTGCTCAAGCCACCGCTGATGCTAACGATCTGGCATAGCTGGAGCGGCGCAAAGCTGGAGGCGCTCAATAGCATTGCGCGTGAATACGAACAGGCCTATCCGGAGATACGCATTCGGCTGGTGTCCCAGCCGCTGACCGACCTGGTCGGGAACTACAGCCGCAGCGTTGCCGATGGCGCGGCGCCCCAACTGGTGATCCTGCCTGGGCGCTATGTGGCGGAACTGGCTGCACGGCAGCAGCTTGCCCCACTCGACGAGCCTCTATCTACGGCTGCGCGTGAGACACTGCTGCCGGCGCTGCTGGATGGCGTGCGCATCAATGATCGCCTGTATGCCTTGCCGCTGACCTACGACGGGCTGGTGCTGTTCTATGACCGGCGCCATCTGCCTGAGGCGCCGGCAACCTTCGAGCAGATCCTGGCACTGCGGCCCCCGGCTGAGGCCTCGGCTGAGACGCGCACCTGGAGTCTGGCATACTACCTTTCGCTGGAAACGACGCTACCGTACCTGAGCGCCATGGGCGGCGCGCTGGTGGATGGTGCGGGCCGGCCCATCTTTGCCAGCAGTGGGCGCAACGCGACCCAACGCTGGCTGAGCTGGCTCAAGCAGCTTCAGAGCCAACCGCAGATACTGGCTTCTACCGACTACAGCGCCGTGGATGCCGCGGTTCAGGCAGGGCGGGTCTGGAGCGCGATCGATTGGGGGCAACGCCAGGAGGTGTACGCACGTGCCTGGTCAGCCGACGTGGTGGGCATCGCTGCGCTGCCGGCGATCGCTGCCGACCAGCCGCCGGCGACGTTGGCCCTGACCGAGGTGCTGGCGATCAACCCGGTGGCCACCGCGGAGCAGCACGCCGCGGCGCTCGCCTTTGCCCGGACGATGATCGCGTCGCCGGCGCAGGAACGCTTGAGCCGCGCCGGCGGTATGCCGGCACGGCGCGGCGTGGCCGTGCCAGAGGAGCGCGCTGCTGTGCAGGCCGCGCTGCAGCGGGTGCAGACCTTGGTGCCGGCAACCACCATGCCGCCGGTCTGGCGGCCGCTCAGTGAGGTGTTCCGCAGCGTCGTGGCCAACGCCGCGCCAATCCCCGAGGCTCTCGACGCGGTGAGCGCCGCCTCACCGCCGGGCGGCCCCTGA
- a CDS encoding ATP-grasp domain-containing protein, with protein sequence MHHAPHRPRVLLLTTPATYRAEAFLAAAQRLGVEVVLAVDLPPDLAAQWQTPLGIDFTDLEAATAAIVAYARRHPLSAILPVDDAGVELAASACAALGLPFNAPAAASAARDKYRMRQLLQAGNVPIPRFALHTTAEDPRVVAAQTRFPCVVKPLRLSGSRGVIRADDAAQFVAAVERLTRLLNSVEPGAHPKAYLVEDFVPGCEVALEGLLDAGELHVLALFDKPDPLDGPFFEETIYVTPSRLPAATQAAIAGCAAAAARALGLRHGPLHAELRVNARGPWLIEVAGRSIGGLCSQTLRFGTDASLEEVILRQACGLPLPPLTLAGEARGVMMIPIPEAGILKGVHGLDAARRVPGISAVEITARCNYPLVPLPEGDSYLGFIFARAATPAEAEAALREAHAQLRFEIRPNITLLGPGAG encoded by the coding sequence ATGCATCACGCTCCACACCGGCCACGCGTGCTGCTACTGACCACGCCGGCAACCTATCGCGCCGAGGCCTTCCTGGCCGCCGCCCAGCGCTTGGGGGTAGAGGTGGTGCTTGCCGTCGATCTGCCGCCCGACCTTGCCGCGCAGTGGCAGACGCCGTTGGGCATCGACTTCACCGATCTAGAAGCGGCGACCGCCGCGATCGTCGCCTATGCGCGCCGCCACCCGCTCAGCGCGATCCTACCGGTGGACGACGCCGGCGTGGAACTGGCCGCTAGTGCCTGCGCGGCGCTGGGCCTGCCCTTCAACGCGCCCGCCGCCGCCAGCGCCGCGCGCGACAAGTATCGCATGCGCCAACTGCTCCAGGCGGGCAACGTGCCGATCCCGCGCTTCGCGCTGCACACCACCGCCGAGGACCCACGCGTGGTCGCCGCGCAAACGCGCTTTCCCTGCGTTGTCAAACCGCTGCGCCTGTCGGGCAGCCGCGGCGTGATACGTGCCGACGATGCAGCGCAGTTCGTCGCCGCCGTCGAACGCCTCACACGTCTGCTCAACAGTGTCGAGCCGGGAGCACACCCCAAGGCCTACCTGGTCGAGGACTTCGTTCCGGGCTGCGAAGTCGCGCTGGAAGGGCTGCTCGACGCGGGCGAGCTGCACGTGCTGGCGCTCTTCGACAAGCCCGACCCGCTGGACGGGCCGTTCTTCGAGGAGACGATCTATGTCACGCCCTCGCGGCTCCCGGCGGCAACTCAGGCGGCGATTGCCGGGTGCGCCGCCGCTGCAGCGCGCGCGCTGGGGTTGCGCCACGGCCCGCTGCACGCCGAACTGCGCGTCAACGCACGCGGGCCGTGGCTGATCGAGGTTGCCGGCCGCTCGATCGGCGGTCTGTGCTCGCAGACGCTGCGCTTCGGCACCGACGCTTCGCTGGAAGAGGTGATCCTGCGCCAAGCCTGCGGTCTGCCGCTGCCGCCGCTGACGCTCGCCGGCGAGGCGCGCGGCGTGATGATGATCCCGATTCCAGAGGCAGGCATCCTCAAAGGCGTGCATGGCCTGGATGCGGCGCGGCGTGTGCCCGGCATCAGCGCCGTGGAGATCACGGCGCGTTGCAACTACCCGCTGGTGCCGCTGCCTGAGGGCGACAGCTACCTGGGCTTTATCTTTGCGCGCGCGGCCACGCCCGCCGAAGCCGAAGCTGCGCTGCGCGAGGCGCATGCGCAGTTGCGCTTCGAGATCCGACCCAACATCACACTGCTGGGTCCTGGCGCAGGCTAG